A DNA window from Candidatus Latescibacterota bacterium contains the following coding sequences:
- a CDS encoding biliverdin-producing heme oxygenase yields MSASAAPTVMERLRAETADLHSSAEGKDFQRRMVKGELTRDDYARWLGQMLLVHRALEAPLRALMGSPAFAALREEQLQEPYLLEDLDALGQDPAAVTPLPATAALVASIERAAAETPLALLGYHYVLEGSNNGNRYIVRQLAPALGLNGHGQRYLDPYGAEQPAKWAQFKRDMDAVGFAPADADVLVAAAREMFSGIGAISEALG; encoded by the coding sequence ATGTCCGCGTCCGCCGCACCCACCGTCATGGAGCGCCTGCGCGCCGAGACCGCCGACCTGCACAGCAGCGCCGAGGGCAAGGACTTCCAGCGCCGCATGGTGAAGGGCGAACTCACCCGCGACGACTACGCCCGCTGGCTCGGCCAGATGCTCCTGGTCCACCGCGCGCTCGAGGCCCCGCTGCGCGCGCTGATGGGCAGCCCGGCCTTCGCCGCCCTCCGCGAGGAGCAGCTACAGGAGCCCTACCTGCTGGAGGACCTGGACGCCCTCGGTCAGGATCCCGCCGCCGTGACGCCCCTGCCCGCCACGGCCGCCCTGGTGGCGTCCATCGAGCGCGCGGCCGCGGAGACGCCCCTCGCCCTGCTCGGCTACCACTACGTCCTCGAGGGCAGCAACAACGGCAACCGCTACATCGTGCGGCAGCTCGCCCCGGCCCTGGGACTGAACGGCCACGGCCAGCGCTACCTCGACCCCTACGGCGCCGAACAGCCGGCCAAGTGGGCGCAGTTCAAGCGGGACATGGACGCCGTCGGCTTCGCCCCGGCCGACGCCGACGTGCTCGTCGCCGCCGCCCGCGAGATGTTCAGCGGCATCGGCGCGATCAGCGAGGCGCTGGGCTAG